In Onychostoma macrolepis isolate SWU-2019 chromosome 12, ASM1243209v1, whole genome shotgun sequence, a single window of DNA contains:
- the dlx4b gene encoding homeobox protein Dlx4b: protein MMSMSFVSDALNSSDPSKSAFLEFGHGLASNQQHLSGFAHNIYPVHGLHSGGHLQHDAPYPSTASHYSRPLGYAYPGPVSAPATGAYMPYQPNNHSSTLAHTRAEETNHEKPAVIENGEIRLNGKGKKIRKPRTIYSSVQLQALHQRFQQTQYLALPERADLAAKLGLTQTQVKIWFQNKRSKYKKIMKHGSSGPEGELLHTTSSSSPCSPGLSQLWEVSMANKVPSMHPSSYMNNYGHWYPPHHQEPVPRPQMM from the exons ATGATGTCTATGAGTTTCGTGTCTGATGCGCTGAATAGTTCAGATCCTtccaaatcagcatttttagAGTTCGGCCACGGACTTGCAAGCAACCAGCAGCATTTATCCGGATTCGCACACAATATTTACCCAGTACATGGATTGCACTCAGGCGGACACCTCCAGCATGATGCTCCATACCCTTCCACCGCGTCCCATTACAGCCGGCCGCTGGGATATGCCTACCCCGGGCCGGTGAGCGCTCCTGCTACGGGTGCTTACATGCCTTACCAGCCAAACAACCACAGCAGTACTCTGGCGCACACGAGGGCTGAGGAGACGA ACCACGAAAAGCCAGCGGTCATTGAGAATGGTGAAATTCGCCTTAATGGCAAGGGGAAGAAGATCCGCAAACCGCGAACCATTTACTCCAGTGTTCAGCTGCAGGCACTGCACCAGCGCTTCCAGCAGACCCAGTACctcgcgctgccagagcgcgcTGACCTAGCCGCGAAACTGGGACTGACGCAAACACAG GTGAAAATATGGTTTCAAAACAAGCGCTCCAAGTATAAGAAGATCATGAAGCATGGCTCCAGTGGACCTGAAGGGGAGCTGCTTCACACCACCTCCTCGTCCTCTCCATGCTCTCCGGGTCTCTCTCAGCTCTGGGAGGTTTCTATGGCCAACAAAGTGCCATCCATGCATCCCAGCAGTTATATGAACAATTACGGGCACTGGTATCCCCCGCACCACCAGGAACCTGTGCCCAGACCTCAGATGATGTGA